From Pungitius pungitius chromosome 9, fPunPun2.1, whole genome shotgun sequence, one genomic window encodes:
- the uso1 gene encoding general vesicular transport factor p115 isoform X3 yields MNFLRGVMGGQAAGPQPSGAETIHKLCDRVASSTLLEDRRDAVRALKSLSKKYRLEVGTQAMDHLVNILQTDRSDSEILGYALDTLYNILCNDEEEEQDAVTPVSASGKPKNVSMPDETTQKQSDDLGAQFTEQFVQDPEHVTLLLALLEEFDFHVRWPGVKLLTALLKNQGVQVQGIILVSPMGVSRLMDLLADSREVIRNDGLLLLQQLTKSNAAIQKIVAFESAFERLLDIITEEGSSDGGIVVEDCLLLLLNLLKNNSSNQNFFKEGSYIQRMKPWFEIGDDNSGWSAQKVTNLHLMLQLVRVMVSPVNSPGATASCQKSMYQCGLLQQLCTILMATGVPADILTETINTVSEVIRGSQVNQDYFASVNAPSNPPRPAIVVLLMSMVNERQPFVLRCAVLYCFQCFLYKNQKGQGEIVATLLPSTIDANSISAGQLLCGGLFSADSLSNWCAAVALAHSLQDNLTQKEQLLRVQLATSLGKPPVSLLQQCTNILSQGDKIVRRGSKVQTRVGLLMLLCTWINNCPIAVTHFLHNQENVPFLTAQISENLGEDERLVQGLCALLLGICIYYNDNSLENYTKEKLKQLIEKRIGKENFVEKLGFITKHELYSRAAQKPQPVFPSPEQMLFDHEFTKLVKELEGVITKAVHKSNEEEKKEEEVKKTLEQHDNIVTQYKELIREQDSQIQELKEQVQSMSSQNEQMQTTVSQQLAQIQQHKDQYNILKLKIGKESQSNGQVDVSQVNGLQTEELTQLREEVEELRKQHALFQTQLEDKDALIHTLRSETVDGSAGGSDDTELLKELEALRSRVQTQSAEINQMKTERQELLRRAEAGSSDGVSGSDGSLLAEALAAQTTETEKLKEEAKGLSESRAELEQQLAAATSTVAILQTEKAKLQTEVQESKKEQDDLLMLLADQDQKIHSLKLKLKDLGEPVDDEDDLDGRDQTTDEDEEDEDED; encoded by the exons ATCCACAAGTTGTGTGACCGAGTAGCCTCGTCAACGCTCCTAGAAGACCGCAGAGATGCAGTCCGGGCTCTCAAGTCTCTCTCCAAG AAATATCGCCTGGAAGTTGGCACACAGGCGATGGATCACTTGGTTAATATACTTCAAACTGACAG GTCTGACTCTGAAATCCTTGGCTATGCTTTGGACACACTGTACAACATCCTCTGCaacgatgaggaggaagagcaag ACGCAGTAACTCCCGTCTCTGCTTCAGGGAAGCCTAAGAATGTTTCCATGCCCG ATGAGACCACCCAGAAGCAGTCCGATGACCTGGGCGCCCAGTTCACCGAGCAGTTCGTTCAAGACCCCGAGCATGTGACTCTGCTTCTCGCTCTGCTGGAG GAGTTTGACTTCCATGTGCGTTGGCCCGGGGTGAAGCTGCTGACTGCTCTCCTGAAGAACCAGGGGGTCCAGGTCCAGGGTATCATTCTGGTCAGCCCCATGG GTGTTTCCAGATTGATGGACCTGTTGGCAGACTCTAGAGAAGTGATTCGCAACGAT GGCTTGCTGTTGCTTCAGCAGCTGACCAAAAGCAATGCGGCCATTCAGAAAATTGTAGCGTTTGAAAGCGCGTTTGAGCGTCTTCTAGATATCATCACAGAAGAGGGCAGCAGCGATGGAG GTATTGTGGTGGAggactgtttgctgctgctgctcaacctGCTCAAGAACAACAGCTCCAATCAGAACTTCTTCAAGGAGGGCTCCTACATTCAGAGAATGAAGCCCTGGTTTGAAATTGGTGACGACAACTCTGGCTGGTCGGCGCAGAAGGTCACCAACCTCCACCTCATGCTGCAG CTGGTGCGTGTCATGGTGTCCCCAGTGAACTCTCCTGGAGCTACAGCCAGCTGTCAGAAGTCCATGTACCAGTGtggtctgctgcagcagctgtgcaCCATCCTCATGGCCACAGGTGTTCCTGCGGACATCCTCACTGAG ACCATCAACACTGTGTCCGAGGTCATCCGAGGCTCACAGGTCAACCAGGACTACTTTGCGTCCGTCAACGCTCCTTCAAACCCGCCGAG ACCAGCCATCGTGGTGCTGCTCATGTCCATGGTGAACGAGAGACAACCGTTTGTGCTCCGCTGTGCCGTCCTCTACTGTTTCCAGTGTTTCCTCTACAAAAACCAGAAAGGGCAGGGGGAGATAGTGGCCACGCTGCTGCCCTCCACCATTGATG CCAACTCCATCTCAGCGGGCCAGCTGCTGTGCGGGGGGCTGTTCTCAGCTGACTCTCTGTCCAACTGGTGTGCCGCTGTGGCCCTGGCTCACTCCCTGCAGGACAACCTCACCCAGAAGGAGCAGCTGCTGAGGGTCCAGCTGGCCACGAGCTTGGGGAAGCCCCCCGTCTCCCTGCTCCAGCAGTGCACCAACATCCTCTCCCAG GGAGATAAGATCGTCCGGCGG gGCAGTAAAGTGCAGACCAGGGTGGGCCTCCTCATGCTGCTGTGCACGTGGATCAACAACTGTCCCATTGCTGTCACTCACTTTCTACACAATCAGGAAAACGTTCCCTTT CTGACTGCTCAGATCTCAGAGAACTTGGGGGAGGATGAAAGGCTGGTGCAGGGCCTGTGCGCACTGCTGCTCGGCATCTGCATCTATTACAACGACAACTCGCTGGAAAACTACACCAA AGAGAAGCTAAAGCAGCTAATCGAGAAGCGGATTGGAAAGGAGAACTTTGTAGAGAAACTGGGCTTCATCACCAAACACGAGCTGTACTCGCGGGCGGCTCAGAAGCCGCAGCCGGTCTTCCCGTCTCCGGAGCAGATGCTGTTCGACCACGAGTTCACCAAGCTGGTCAAGGAACTGGAGG GTGTGATCACTAAAGCAGTTCACAAATCcaatgaggaggagaaaaaggaggaggaggtgaagaagacaTTAGAGCAACATGACAACATTGTAACTCAGTATAAAGAGCTGATAAGAGAACAG GATTCTCAGAtccaggagctgaaggagcaAGTGCAGTCCATGTCGTCTCAAAATGAACAGATGCAGACGACAGTGAGCCAGCAGCTGGCCCAGATCCAGCAGCACAAGGATCAGTACAACATCCTCAAGCTGAAAATCG GTAAGGAGAGTCAGTCTAACGGCCAGGTGGACGTCTCTCAGGTGAACGGGCTGCAGACGGAGGAGCTCACACAGCtcagggaggaggtggaggagctccGCAAGCAGCACGCCCTTTTTCAAACACAACTCGAGGACAAAGACGCACTCATCCACACCCTG AGGTCAGAGACCGTGGACGGTTCAGCAGGAGGATCAGACGACACAGAACTGCTCAAG GAGCTGGAAGCTTTGAGGAGTCGGGTCCAGACTCAGTCTGCAGAAATCAACCAGATGAAGACGGAGAGACAAGAACTGCTCAGAAGAGCTGAAGCCGGG tCTTCCGACGGAGTCTCCGGCAGTGACGGCTCATTATTGGCAGAAGCTCTGGCAGCACAGACCACTGAGACGGAGAAACTCAAG GAGGAGGCAAAGGGTTTGTCAGAGAGCCGGGCGGAGCTGGAACAGCAGCTGGCTGCAGCCACCAGCACGGTGGccatcctgcagacggagaAGGCTAAGCTGCAAACCGAGGTCCAAGAGTCCAAGAAGGAGCAGGACGACCTGCTGATGCTGCTTGCAGATCAGGACCAGAAGATCCACAGCCTCAAACTGAAACTCAAAGACCTCGGAGAGCCG GTGGACGATGAAGACGATCTCGACGGCAGGGACCAGACAACagacgaggatgaggaggacgaagacgagGACTAG
- the uso1 gene encoding general vesicular transport factor p115 isoform X5 translates to MNFLRGVMGGQAAGPQPSGAETIHKLCDRVASSTLLEDRRDAVRALKSLSKKYRLEVGTQAMDHLVNILQTDRSDSEILGYALDTLYNILCNDEEEEQDETTQKQSDDLGAQFTEQFVQDPEHVTLLLALLEEFDFHVRWPGVKLLTALLKNQGVQVQGIILVSPMGVSRLMDLLADSREVIRNDGLLLLQQLTKSNAAIQKIVAFESAFERLLDIITEEGSSDGGIVVEDCLLLLLNLLKNNSSNQNFFKEGSYIQRMKPWFEIGDDNSGWSAQKVTNLHLMLQLVRVMVSPVNSPGATASCQKSMYQCGLLQQLCTILMATGVPADILTETINTVSEVIRGSQVNQDYFASVNAPSNPPRPAIVVLLMSMVNERQPFVLRCAVLYCFQCFLYKNQKGQGEIVATLLPSTIDANSISAGQLLCGGLFSADSLSNWCAAVALAHSLQDNLTQKEQLLRVQLATSLGKPPVSLLQQCTNILSQGDKIVRRGSKVQTRVGLLMLLCTWINNCPIAVTHFLHNQENVPFLTAQISENLGEDERLVQGLCALLLGICIYYNDNSLENYTKEKLKQLIEKRIGKENFVEKLGFITKHELYSRAAQKPQPVFPSPEQMLFDHEFTKLVKELEGVITKAVHKSNEEEKKEEEVKKTLEQHDNIVTQYKELIREQDSQIQELKEQVQSMSSQNEQMQTTVSQQLAQIQQHKDQYNILKLKIGKESQSNGQVDVSQVNGLQTEELTQLREEVEELRKQHALFQTQLEDKDALIHTLRSETVDGSAGGSDDTELLKELEALRSRVQTQSAEINQMKTERQELLRRAEAGSSDGVSGSDGSLLAEALAAQTTETEKLKEEAKGLSESRAELEQQLAAATSTVAILQTEKAKLQTEVQESKKEQDDLLMLLADQDQKIHSLKLKLKDLGEPVDDEDDLDGRDQTTDEDEEDEDED, encoded by the exons ATCCACAAGTTGTGTGACCGAGTAGCCTCGTCAACGCTCCTAGAAGACCGCAGAGATGCAGTCCGGGCTCTCAAGTCTCTCTCCAAG AAATATCGCCTGGAAGTTGGCACACAGGCGATGGATCACTTGGTTAATATACTTCAAACTGACAG GTCTGACTCTGAAATCCTTGGCTATGCTTTGGACACACTGTACAACATCCTCTGCaacgatgaggaggaagagcaag ATGAGACCACCCAGAAGCAGTCCGATGACCTGGGCGCCCAGTTCACCGAGCAGTTCGTTCAAGACCCCGAGCATGTGACTCTGCTTCTCGCTCTGCTGGAG GAGTTTGACTTCCATGTGCGTTGGCCCGGGGTGAAGCTGCTGACTGCTCTCCTGAAGAACCAGGGGGTCCAGGTCCAGGGTATCATTCTGGTCAGCCCCATGG GTGTTTCCAGATTGATGGACCTGTTGGCAGACTCTAGAGAAGTGATTCGCAACGAT GGCTTGCTGTTGCTTCAGCAGCTGACCAAAAGCAATGCGGCCATTCAGAAAATTGTAGCGTTTGAAAGCGCGTTTGAGCGTCTTCTAGATATCATCACAGAAGAGGGCAGCAGCGATGGAG GTATTGTGGTGGAggactgtttgctgctgctgctcaacctGCTCAAGAACAACAGCTCCAATCAGAACTTCTTCAAGGAGGGCTCCTACATTCAGAGAATGAAGCCCTGGTTTGAAATTGGTGACGACAACTCTGGCTGGTCGGCGCAGAAGGTCACCAACCTCCACCTCATGCTGCAG CTGGTGCGTGTCATGGTGTCCCCAGTGAACTCTCCTGGAGCTACAGCCAGCTGTCAGAAGTCCATGTACCAGTGtggtctgctgcagcagctgtgcaCCATCCTCATGGCCACAGGTGTTCCTGCGGACATCCTCACTGAG ACCATCAACACTGTGTCCGAGGTCATCCGAGGCTCACAGGTCAACCAGGACTACTTTGCGTCCGTCAACGCTCCTTCAAACCCGCCGAG ACCAGCCATCGTGGTGCTGCTCATGTCCATGGTGAACGAGAGACAACCGTTTGTGCTCCGCTGTGCCGTCCTCTACTGTTTCCAGTGTTTCCTCTACAAAAACCAGAAAGGGCAGGGGGAGATAGTGGCCACGCTGCTGCCCTCCACCATTGATG CCAACTCCATCTCAGCGGGCCAGCTGCTGTGCGGGGGGCTGTTCTCAGCTGACTCTCTGTCCAACTGGTGTGCCGCTGTGGCCCTGGCTCACTCCCTGCAGGACAACCTCACCCAGAAGGAGCAGCTGCTGAGGGTCCAGCTGGCCACGAGCTTGGGGAAGCCCCCCGTCTCCCTGCTCCAGCAGTGCACCAACATCCTCTCCCAG GGAGATAAGATCGTCCGGCGG gGCAGTAAAGTGCAGACCAGGGTGGGCCTCCTCATGCTGCTGTGCACGTGGATCAACAACTGTCCCATTGCTGTCACTCACTTTCTACACAATCAGGAAAACGTTCCCTTT CTGACTGCTCAGATCTCAGAGAACTTGGGGGAGGATGAAAGGCTGGTGCAGGGCCTGTGCGCACTGCTGCTCGGCATCTGCATCTATTACAACGACAACTCGCTGGAAAACTACACCAA AGAGAAGCTAAAGCAGCTAATCGAGAAGCGGATTGGAAAGGAGAACTTTGTAGAGAAACTGGGCTTCATCACCAAACACGAGCTGTACTCGCGGGCGGCTCAGAAGCCGCAGCCGGTCTTCCCGTCTCCGGAGCAGATGCTGTTCGACCACGAGTTCACCAAGCTGGTCAAGGAACTGGAGG GTGTGATCACTAAAGCAGTTCACAAATCcaatgaggaggagaaaaaggaggaggaggtgaagaagacaTTAGAGCAACATGACAACATTGTAACTCAGTATAAAGAGCTGATAAGAGAACAG GATTCTCAGAtccaggagctgaaggagcaAGTGCAGTCCATGTCGTCTCAAAATGAACAGATGCAGACGACAGTGAGCCAGCAGCTGGCCCAGATCCAGCAGCACAAGGATCAGTACAACATCCTCAAGCTGAAAATCG GTAAGGAGAGTCAGTCTAACGGCCAGGTGGACGTCTCTCAGGTGAACGGGCTGCAGACGGAGGAGCTCACACAGCtcagggaggaggtggaggagctccGCAAGCAGCACGCCCTTTTTCAAACACAACTCGAGGACAAAGACGCACTCATCCACACCCTG AGGTCAGAGACCGTGGACGGTTCAGCAGGAGGATCAGACGACACAGAACTGCTCAAG GAGCTGGAAGCTTTGAGGAGTCGGGTCCAGACTCAGTCTGCAGAAATCAACCAGATGAAGACGGAGAGACAAGAACTGCTCAGAAGAGCTGAAGCCGGG tCTTCCGACGGAGTCTCCGGCAGTGACGGCTCATTATTGGCAGAAGCTCTGGCAGCACAGACCACTGAGACGGAGAAACTCAAG GAGGAGGCAAAGGGTTTGTCAGAGAGCCGGGCGGAGCTGGAACAGCAGCTGGCTGCAGCCACCAGCACGGTGGccatcctgcagacggagaAGGCTAAGCTGCAAACCGAGGTCCAAGAGTCCAAGAAGGAGCAGGACGACCTGCTGATGCTGCTTGCAGATCAGGACCAGAAGATCCACAGCCTCAAACTGAAACTCAAAGACCTCGGAGAGCCG GTGGACGATGAAGACGATCTCGACGGCAGGGACCAGACAACagacgaggatgaggaggacgaagacgagGACTAG
- the uso1 gene encoding general vesicular transport factor p115 isoform X6, with translation MNFLRGVMGGQAAGPQPSGAETIHKLCDRVASSTLLEDRRDAVRALKSLSKKYRLEVGTQAMDHLVNILQTDRSDSEILGYALDTLYNILCNDEEEEQDETTQKQSDDLGAQFTEQFVQDPEHVTLLLALLEEFDFHVRWPGVKLLTALLKNQGVQVQGIILVSPMGVSRLMDLLADSREVIRNDGLLLLQQLTKSNAAIQKIVAFESAFERLLDIITEEGSSDGGIVVEDCLLLLLNLLKNNSSNQNFFKEGSYIQRMKPWFEIGDDNSGWSAQKVTNLHLMLQLVRVMVSPVNSPGATASCQKSMYQCGLLQQLCTILMATGVPADILTETINTVSEVIRGSQVNQDYFASVNAPSNPPRPAIVVLLMSMVNERQPFVLRCAVLYCFQCFLYKNQKGQGEIVATLLPSTIDANSISAGQLLCGGLFSADSLSNWCAAVALAHSLQDNLTQKEQLLRVQLATSLGKPPVSLLQQCTNILSQGSKVQTRVGLLMLLCTWINNCPIAVTHFLHNQENVPFLTAQISENLGEDERLVQGLCALLLGICIYYNDNSLENYTKEKLKQLIEKRIGKENFVEKLGFITKHELYSRAAQKPQPVFPSPEQMLFDHEFTKLVKELEGVITKAVHKSNEEEKKEEEVKKTLEQHDNIVTQYKELIREQDSQIQELKEQVQSMSSQNEQMQTTVSQQLAQIQQHKDQYNILKLKIGKESQSNGQVDVSQVNGLQTEELTQLREEVEELRKQHALFQTQLEDKDALIHTLRSETVDGSAGGSDDTELLKELEALRSRVQTQSAEINQMKTERQELLRRAEAGSSDGVSGSDGSLLAEALAAQTTETEKLKEEAKGLSESRAELEQQLAAATSTVAILQTEKAKLQTEVQESKKEQDDLLMLLADQDQKIHSLKLKLKDLGEPVDDEDDLDGRDQTTDEDEEDEDED, from the exons ATCCACAAGTTGTGTGACCGAGTAGCCTCGTCAACGCTCCTAGAAGACCGCAGAGATGCAGTCCGGGCTCTCAAGTCTCTCTCCAAG AAATATCGCCTGGAAGTTGGCACACAGGCGATGGATCACTTGGTTAATATACTTCAAACTGACAG GTCTGACTCTGAAATCCTTGGCTATGCTTTGGACACACTGTACAACATCCTCTGCaacgatgaggaggaagagcaag ATGAGACCACCCAGAAGCAGTCCGATGACCTGGGCGCCCAGTTCACCGAGCAGTTCGTTCAAGACCCCGAGCATGTGACTCTGCTTCTCGCTCTGCTGGAG GAGTTTGACTTCCATGTGCGTTGGCCCGGGGTGAAGCTGCTGACTGCTCTCCTGAAGAACCAGGGGGTCCAGGTCCAGGGTATCATTCTGGTCAGCCCCATGG GTGTTTCCAGATTGATGGACCTGTTGGCAGACTCTAGAGAAGTGATTCGCAACGAT GGCTTGCTGTTGCTTCAGCAGCTGACCAAAAGCAATGCGGCCATTCAGAAAATTGTAGCGTTTGAAAGCGCGTTTGAGCGTCTTCTAGATATCATCACAGAAGAGGGCAGCAGCGATGGAG GTATTGTGGTGGAggactgtttgctgctgctgctcaacctGCTCAAGAACAACAGCTCCAATCAGAACTTCTTCAAGGAGGGCTCCTACATTCAGAGAATGAAGCCCTGGTTTGAAATTGGTGACGACAACTCTGGCTGGTCGGCGCAGAAGGTCACCAACCTCCACCTCATGCTGCAG CTGGTGCGTGTCATGGTGTCCCCAGTGAACTCTCCTGGAGCTACAGCCAGCTGTCAGAAGTCCATGTACCAGTGtggtctgctgcagcagctgtgcaCCATCCTCATGGCCACAGGTGTTCCTGCGGACATCCTCACTGAG ACCATCAACACTGTGTCCGAGGTCATCCGAGGCTCACAGGTCAACCAGGACTACTTTGCGTCCGTCAACGCTCCTTCAAACCCGCCGAG ACCAGCCATCGTGGTGCTGCTCATGTCCATGGTGAACGAGAGACAACCGTTTGTGCTCCGCTGTGCCGTCCTCTACTGTTTCCAGTGTTTCCTCTACAAAAACCAGAAAGGGCAGGGGGAGATAGTGGCCACGCTGCTGCCCTCCACCATTGATG CCAACTCCATCTCAGCGGGCCAGCTGCTGTGCGGGGGGCTGTTCTCAGCTGACTCTCTGTCCAACTGGTGTGCCGCTGTGGCCCTGGCTCACTCCCTGCAGGACAACCTCACCCAGAAGGAGCAGCTGCTGAGGGTCCAGCTGGCCACGAGCTTGGGGAAGCCCCCCGTCTCCCTGCTCCAGCAGTGCACCAACATCCTCTCCCAG gGCAGTAAAGTGCAGACCAGGGTGGGCCTCCTCATGCTGCTGTGCACGTGGATCAACAACTGTCCCATTGCTGTCACTCACTTTCTACACAATCAGGAAAACGTTCCCTTT CTGACTGCTCAGATCTCAGAGAACTTGGGGGAGGATGAAAGGCTGGTGCAGGGCCTGTGCGCACTGCTGCTCGGCATCTGCATCTATTACAACGACAACTCGCTGGAAAACTACACCAA AGAGAAGCTAAAGCAGCTAATCGAGAAGCGGATTGGAAAGGAGAACTTTGTAGAGAAACTGGGCTTCATCACCAAACACGAGCTGTACTCGCGGGCGGCTCAGAAGCCGCAGCCGGTCTTCCCGTCTCCGGAGCAGATGCTGTTCGACCACGAGTTCACCAAGCTGGTCAAGGAACTGGAGG GTGTGATCACTAAAGCAGTTCACAAATCcaatgaggaggagaaaaaggaggaggaggtgaagaagacaTTAGAGCAACATGACAACATTGTAACTCAGTATAAAGAGCTGATAAGAGAACAG GATTCTCAGAtccaggagctgaaggagcaAGTGCAGTCCATGTCGTCTCAAAATGAACAGATGCAGACGACAGTGAGCCAGCAGCTGGCCCAGATCCAGCAGCACAAGGATCAGTACAACATCCTCAAGCTGAAAATCG GTAAGGAGAGTCAGTCTAACGGCCAGGTGGACGTCTCTCAGGTGAACGGGCTGCAGACGGAGGAGCTCACACAGCtcagggaggaggtggaggagctccGCAAGCAGCACGCCCTTTTTCAAACACAACTCGAGGACAAAGACGCACTCATCCACACCCTG AGGTCAGAGACCGTGGACGGTTCAGCAGGAGGATCAGACGACACAGAACTGCTCAAG GAGCTGGAAGCTTTGAGGAGTCGGGTCCAGACTCAGTCTGCAGAAATCAACCAGATGAAGACGGAGAGACAAGAACTGCTCAGAAGAGCTGAAGCCGGG tCTTCCGACGGAGTCTCCGGCAGTGACGGCTCATTATTGGCAGAAGCTCTGGCAGCACAGACCACTGAGACGGAGAAACTCAAG GAGGAGGCAAAGGGTTTGTCAGAGAGCCGGGCGGAGCTGGAACAGCAGCTGGCTGCAGCCACCAGCACGGTGGccatcctgcagacggagaAGGCTAAGCTGCAAACCGAGGTCCAAGAGTCCAAGAAGGAGCAGGACGACCTGCTGATGCTGCTTGCAGATCAGGACCAGAAGATCCACAGCCTCAAACTGAAACTCAAAGACCTCGGAGAGCCG GTGGACGATGAAGACGATCTCGACGGCAGGGACCAGACAACagacgaggatgaggaggacgaagacgagGACTAG